One Micromonospora sp. WMMD1120 genomic region harbors:
- the lipA gene encoding lipoyl synthase, translating into MTIEHSAPTTGQAARTATAAPEGRRLLRIEARNAETPIERKPPWIKVKAKMGPEYTQLRGLVTREGLHTVCQEAGCPNIYECWEDREATFLIGGDQCTRRCDFCQIDTGKPAEFDADEPRRVAESVVSMGLRYATITGVARDDLPDGGAWLYAETVRQIHALQPGCGVELLIPDFNAVPEQLAEVFGSRPEVLAHNVETVPRIFKRIRPAFRYERSLDVIRQARADGLVTKSNLILGMGEERAEVSQALRDLHEAGCELITITQYLRPSPRHHPVTRWVKPEEFVELREEAEEIGFAGVMSGPLVRSSYRAGRLYQQAIDARAAASVVTAG; encoded by the coding sequence GTGACGATCGAGCACTCCGCGCCGACGACCGGCCAGGCAGCGCGTACCGCAACGGCGGCCCCCGAGGGGCGGCGTCTGCTGCGGATCGAGGCGCGCAACGCCGAGACGCCGATCGAGCGCAAACCGCCGTGGATCAAGGTCAAGGCCAAGATGGGCCCGGAGTACACCCAGCTTCGCGGGCTCGTCACCCGGGAAGGGCTGCACACCGTCTGCCAGGAGGCCGGCTGCCCCAACATCTACGAGTGTTGGGAGGACCGCGAGGCGACCTTCCTCATCGGCGGTGACCAGTGCACCCGACGCTGTGACTTCTGCCAGATCGACACCGGCAAGCCGGCCGAGTTCGACGCCGACGAGCCGCGGCGCGTCGCCGAGTCGGTCGTCTCGATGGGGCTGCGCTACGCCACCATCACCGGCGTCGCCCGGGACGACCTGCCCGACGGCGGCGCCTGGCTGTACGCCGAGACCGTCCGCCAGATCCACGCGCTCCAGCCCGGCTGCGGCGTCGAGCTGCTGATCCCGGACTTCAACGCGGTTCCCGAGCAGTTGGCCGAGGTGTTCGGCTCCCGCCCGGAGGTGCTGGCCCACAACGTGGAGACGGTGCCGCGCATCTTCAAGCGGATCCGGCCGGCGTTCCGCTACGAGCGCTCCCTCGACGTGATCCGGCAGGCGCGCGCCGACGGCCTGGTCACCAAGAGCAACCTCATCCTGGGCATGGGCGAGGAACGGGCCGAGGTCTCGCAGGCGCTGCGCGACCTGCACGAGGCCGGCTGTGAGCTGATCACCATCACGCAGTACCTGCGCCCCTCGCCCCGGCACCACCCGGTGACCCGCTGGGTCAAGCCGGAGGAGTTCGTGGAGCTGCGCGAGGAGGCCGAGGAGATCGGCTTCGCCGGGGTGATGAGCGGGCCGCTGGTCCGCTCGTCGTACCGCGCCGGCCGGCTCTACCAGCAGGCCATCGACGCCCGCGCCGCCGCCTCGGTGGTCACCGCCGGCTGA
- the aspS gene encoding aspartate--tRNA(Asn) ligase gives MQRILSHHLADHVGSTVRIAGWVHRRRLLKSVAFLIVRDAAGLAQVVVTDPTVRAELEKLTEETVVEVVGTATPNTTAPAGVELTAPTVRPLGPPAVPPPFDLYRPVLTASLPTQLDHAPAALRHPTRSAALRISAAAVGGFRAALDALAFVEVHTPKVVSSSTESGANVFALDWFGRPAYLAQSPQFYKQLMVGVFERVYEVGPVFRAEPHDTVRHLAQYTSLDAEVGFVADHRDVMRVLRDTVAGMLDAVGERAGGALATLGVTPPAVPAEIPAVHFTEALTIAGAPADEPDLAPAHERALGEWARREHGSDFVFVTGYPMAKRPFYTHPDPARPAYSNGFDLLFRGLELVTGGQRLHRHADYLAALAARGESPEPYAGYLDAFRHGMPPHGGFAIGLERFVARLVGATNIREVTAFPRDLHRLTP, from the coding sequence ATGCAACGAATCCTGTCCCACCACCTGGCCGACCACGTCGGCTCGACGGTGCGCATCGCCGGCTGGGTGCACCGACGCCGACTGCTCAAGTCGGTGGCCTTCCTGATCGTGCGCGACGCCGCCGGCCTGGCCCAGGTGGTCGTGACCGACCCGACCGTCCGCGCCGAGCTGGAGAAACTGACCGAGGAGACGGTCGTCGAGGTGGTCGGCACGGCCACGCCGAACACCACGGCGCCCGCCGGGGTCGAGCTGACCGCTCCGACGGTACGTCCACTCGGGCCACCCGCCGTGCCGCCCCCGTTCGACCTGTACCGGCCGGTGCTCACCGCGAGCCTGCCCACCCAGCTGGACCACGCGCCCGCCGCGTTGCGACACCCCACCCGGTCGGCCGCGCTACGGATCTCGGCGGCGGCGGTGGGCGGCTTCCGGGCCGCGCTCGACGCGCTCGCCTTCGTGGAGGTGCACACCCCGAAGGTGGTCAGCTCCAGCACCGAGAGCGGGGCGAACGTGTTCGCCCTGGACTGGTTCGGTCGGCCCGCGTACCTGGCCCAGTCGCCGCAGTTCTACAAGCAGTTGATGGTCGGTGTCTTCGAACGCGTCTACGAGGTGGGGCCGGTCTTCCGGGCCGAGCCGCACGACACCGTCCGTCACCTCGCGCAGTACACGTCGCTCGACGCGGAGGTGGGTTTCGTCGCCGACCACCGGGACGTCATGCGGGTGCTGCGCGACACGGTGGCCGGAATGCTGGACGCGGTCGGCGAGCGGGCCGGCGGGGCACTGGCCACGCTCGGCGTCACGCCACCGGCGGTGCCGGCGGAGATTCCGGCGGTGCACTTCACCGAGGCGCTGACGATCGCCGGCGCGCCCGCCGACGAGCCGGACCTCGCGCCCGCCCACGAACGGGCGCTGGGCGAGTGGGCCCGTCGCGAGCACGGCTCGGACTTCGTCTTCGTCACCGGCTACCCGATGGCGAAACGCCCGTTCTACACCCACCCGGACCCGGCGCGGCCCGCGTACTCGAACGGGTTTGACCTGCTCTTTCGTGGTCTGGAGCTGGTCACCGGCGGGCAGCGGCTGCACCGGCACGCCGACTACCTGGCGGCGTTGGCGGCCCGGGGCGAGTCGCCCGAGCCGTACGCCGGTTACCTGGACGCGTTCCGGCACGGCATGCCGCCGCACGGCGGCTTCGCCATCGGCCTGGAACGGTTCGTGGCCCGGCTGGTCGGCGCGACCAACATCCGGGAGGTCACCGCGTTCCCGCGCGACCTGCACCGGCTGACGCCGTAG
- a CDS encoding helix-turn-helix transcriptional regulator: MTVRAASSVLVGRHREIAALREALGRVRAGEPTTVLVGGEAGVGKTRLLEEFAGGATGGGARVLVGQCLELGEAGLPFAPFAAALRAVLRADGPEVFAGYEAEFAPLLPELGRASAAVTRRTVPLSDAPRGYLFDLVAELFQRLADARPLVLVIEDLHWADRSTRDLIGFLVRAARPARLLLVCTYRTDELQRGHPLRPFLAELDRARGVQRVELGRLDRDGTGAILADLFGAEPPARAVDDVHERTQGNPFFIEELAAAGDPIGCVAIPETLRDLLLARVDKLPEPSQRVLRIAAAGGTRFAHDLLAEVAGLPEAELEDALRAAVAAQLVVADRDGDYEFRHALVREAVHDELLPGEHARLHARFAAAIEAQPHLVAAGLAPTEIAHHWHAAHDHPRALVAARVAACAAAERYAYAEQRRLLERALELWELVPDAAALLGMDHLALLEQTLDAAVIAGDFSRAITLTRAGLAEVDADAAPLRAARLLDQRGRLLALLGKSDGRKELDEAYRLASGGPPGVERVRLLADIATHLVKIDPAEAARVAAEATADAEAIGEELILLPTRIALLCHQEWQEHGLAELDRAEAVARASGDTSALVLAKVFQSDVLCELGRYAESAQAAEAGVAEARRVGISRSTGAYLLSNRAEALIALGRWDDAEAVLAEAARIDLPGVTGLHWLQLGAGLRLARGHPGADELVDRALAFLGRPYLWPNHRLPLRELAIEAALATDDKVEAVRAARVAVADERLPRLPREGWPVLSAAARTANRVADRELAGSVAALAADLPARHPAARAHAAQVTALLAAGDRVLCTWRTAVEAWRADGQPYPLGRALLALAEASAAAGERDETAAAVTEAIEIARRLGAAPLLEGARTLARRVGLRGTDGGGAGSDLLTAREREVLRLVAEGHSNSRIAERLFISPKTASVHVSRIIAKLGVTNRVEAAAVAHRLGLLADPSGPG, translated from the coding sequence GTGACAGTACGAGCCGCCAGCTCCGTCCTCGTCGGGCGGCACCGCGAGATCGCCGCGCTGCGCGAGGCGCTGGGCCGGGTGCGGGCGGGGGAGCCGACGACGGTGCTGGTCGGCGGCGAGGCGGGCGTGGGCAAGACGCGCCTGCTGGAGGAGTTCGCCGGTGGCGCGACCGGTGGCGGGGCGCGGGTGCTCGTCGGTCAGTGCCTGGAGTTGGGCGAGGCGGGCCTGCCGTTCGCCCCGTTCGCCGCCGCGTTACGGGCGGTGCTGCGCGCCGACGGTCCCGAGGTCTTCGCCGGCTACGAGGCGGAGTTCGCGCCGTTGCTGCCGGAGCTGGGTCGGGCCTCGGCGGCCGTCACCCGTCGTACGGTCCCGCTCAGCGACGCCCCGCGCGGCTACCTGTTCGACCTGGTTGCCGAGCTGTTCCAGCGGTTGGCCGACGCCCGCCCGTTGGTGCTCGTCATCGAGGACCTGCACTGGGCCGACCGGTCCACCCGGGACCTGATCGGGTTCCTGGTGCGGGCGGCGCGGCCGGCGCGGCTGCTGCTGGTCTGCACCTACCGCACCGACGAGTTGCAGCGGGGACACCCGTTGCGCCCGTTCCTCGCCGAGCTGGACCGGGCCCGCGGTGTGCAGCGGGTGGAGCTGGGGCGACTGGACCGCGACGGCACCGGCGCGATCCTCGCCGACCTGTTCGGCGCCGAACCGCCGGCCCGCGCGGTCGACGACGTGCACGAGCGCACCCAGGGCAACCCGTTCTTCATCGAGGAGTTGGCCGCCGCCGGTGACCCGATCGGCTGCGTGGCGATTCCCGAGACGCTGCGCGACCTGTTGCTGGCCCGGGTGGACAAGCTGCCCGAGCCGAGCCAGCGGGTCCTGCGGATCGCGGCCGCCGGCGGCACCCGTTTCGCCCACGACCTGCTCGCCGAGGTGGCCGGCCTGCCCGAGGCCGAGCTGGAGGACGCGTTGCGCGCCGCCGTCGCCGCCCAACTGGTCGTGGCCGACCGGGACGGTGACTACGAGTTCCGGCACGCGCTGGTCCGCGAGGCCGTGCACGACGAGCTGCTGCCCGGCGAGCACGCCCGGCTGCACGCCCGCTTCGCCGCCGCCATCGAGGCCCAGCCGCACCTGGTCGCCGCCGGCCTGGCCCCGACCGAGATCGCCCATCACTGGCACGCCGCGCACGACCACCCCCGGGCCCTCGTCGCCGCCCGGGTCGCGGCCTGCGCCGCCGCCGAGCGGTACGCGTACGCCGAGCAGCGCCGGCTGCTGGAGCGGGCGCTGGAGCTGTGGGAGCTGGTGCCCGACGCCGCCGCCCTGCTCGGCATGGACCACCTGGCGCTGCTGGAGCAGACCCTGGACGCCGCCGTCATCGCCGGCGACTTCAGCCGGGCCATCACCCTGACCCGGGCCGGACTGGCCGAGGTGGACGCCGACGCCGCGCCGCTGCGCGCCGCCCGCCTGCTGGACCAGCGGGGTCGCCTGCTGGCCCTGCTCGGCAAGAGCGACGGCCGGAAGGAGTTGGACGAGGCGTACCGGTTGGCGTCCGGCGGCCCGCCCGGAGTGGAGCGGGTGCGGCTGCTCGCCGACATCGCCACCCACCTGGTCAAGATAGATCCGGCGGAGGCGGCCCGGGTGGCCGCCGAGGCGACGGCGGACGCGGAGGCGATCGGCGAGGAGCTGATCCTGCTGCCGACGCGGATCGCCCTGCTCTGCCACCAGGAGTGGCAGGAGCACGGGCTGGCCGAGCTCGACCGGGCCGAGGCCGTCGCCCGCGCGTCCGGCGACACGTCGGCGCTCGTGCTGGCCAAGGTGTTCCAGTCCGACGTGCTCTGCGAGCTGGGTCGCTACGCCGAGTCCGCGCAGGCCGCCGAGGCCGGCGTCGCGGAGGCGCGGCGGGTGGGCATCAGCCGCTCCACCGGGGCGTACCTGCTCTCCAACCGGGCGGAGGCGCTGATCGCGCTGGGGCGGTGGGACGACGCCGAGGCGGTCCTCGCGGAGGCCGCCCGGATCGACCTGCCCGGCGTCACCGGACTGCACTGGCTCCAACTGGGCGCCGGTCTGCGATTGGCCCGCGGCCACCCGGGCGCGGACGAGCTCGTCGACCGGGCGCTCGCCTTCCTCGGCCGGCCCTACCTGTGGCCGAACCACCGCCTGCCCCTGCGCGAGCTGGCGATCGAGGCGGCGCTGGCCACCGACGACAAGGTCGAGGCGGTCCGCGCGGCCCGCGTCGCGGTGGCCGACGAGCGCCTCCCGCGGTTGCCCCGGGAGGGGTGGCCGGTGCTCAGCGCCGCCGCGCGTACCGCGAACCGGGTGGCCGACCGGGAACTGGCCGGCTCGGTCGCGGCGCTCGCCGCCGACCTGCCCGCCCGGCACCCCGCGGCCCGGGCGCACGCCGCCCAGGTCACCGCGCTGCTCGCGGCCGGCGACCGGGTGCTGTGCACCTGGCGTACGGCGGTCGAGGCGTGGCGGGCCGACGGGCAGCCGTACCCGTTGGGCCGCGCGTTGCTGGCCCTGGCCGAGGCGAGCGCCGCGGCCGGGGAGCGCGACGAGACGGCGGCGGCGGTCACCGAGGCCATTGAGATCGCCCGGCGTCTGGGCGCGGCGCCGCTGCTGGAGGGGGCCCGCACCCTGGCCCGACGCGTCGGCCTGCGCGGCACCGACGGGGGCGGCGCGGGCTCCGATCTGCTGACCGCCCGCGAGCGGGAGGTGCTGCGGTTGGTCGCCGAGGGGCACAGCAACAGCCGGATCGCCGAGCGGCTGTTCATCTCACCGAAGACGGCGAGCGTGCACGTGTCCCGGATCATCGCCAAGCTCGGCGTGACCAACCGGGTGGAGGCCGCCGCCGTGGCCCACCGCCTCGGCCTGCTCGCCGACCCCAGCGGGCCGGGCTGA
- a CDS encoding VOC family protein yields the protein MHIDLITVVVTEYDPAIAFFTEALGFELAEDSPSLTNDGRPKRWVVVRPPGGGTGLLLARADGERQQAAVGDQTHGRVGFFLQVDDFDAAYRRMVETHVEFVKPPRTEPYGRVAVFRDIAGNLWDLLGPA from the coding sequence ATGCACATCGACCTCATCACCGTTGTCGTCACCGAGTACGACCCGGCCATCGCCTTCTTCACCGAGGCGCTCGGCTTCGAGTTGGCCGAGGACTCGCCGTCGCTGACCAACGACGGGCGGCCGAAGCGCTGGGTGGTGGTCCGCCCGCCGGGCGGTGGCACCGGGTTGCTGCTGGCCCGCGCCGACGGCGAGCGGCAGCAGGCCGCGGTGGGCGACCAGACCCACGGCCGCGTCGGGTTCTTCCTCCAGGTCGACGACTTCGACGCCGCGTACCGCCGGATGGTCGAGACGCACGTCGAGTTCGTCAAGCCGCCACGCACCGAGCCGTACGGCCGGGTCGCTGTCTTCCGCGACATCGCCGGCAACCTCTGGGACCTGCTCGGCCCCGCCTGA
- a CDS encoding RDD family protein, producing the protein MTNPYAPAAPATDPTFTPPSLGRRFGALIVDWVLCLLVSNFFADPVRDGWAPVLVLVLVYGVFLGLFAQTPGMYITKIRCLNWHDGGRIGVLRGLIRGLLLALVVPALIMDEHRRGLHDKLADSVIVDAPRG; encoded by the coding sequence GTGACCAATCCGTACGCCCCGGCAGCCCCGGCCACCGACCCGACCTTCACCCCGCCGAGCCTCGGCCGGCGGTTCGGAGCGCTGATCGTCGACTGGGTGCTCTGCCTGCTGGTGTCCAACTTCTTCGCCGACCCGGTCCGCGACGGATGGGCGCCGGTGCTGGTGCTGGTCCTGGTGTACGGCGTCTTCCTCGGCCTGTTCGCCCAGACGCCGGGCATGTACATCACCAAGATCCGCTGCCTCAACTGGCACGACGGTGGCCGGATCGGTGTGCTCCGGGGGTTGATCCGGGGCCTGCTGCTGGCCCTCGTCGTCCCCGCGCTGATCATGGACGAGCACCGCCGCGGCCTGCACGACAAGCTCGCCGACTCGGTCATCGTCGACGCGCCCCGAGGCTGA
- a CDS encoding DUF4191 domain-containing protein, producing MAKPQEKVSFGQRLKQIGMVFQFTAKQDRWFAPLLAGAVLIPLALTVVAVILWSWIWLPLGILFTLLAVLIVLNLRSNKAMMNAAEGQPGAAAQIMENMRGDWRVTPAVSSTTQMDMVHLVIGRPGVILLAEGNPQRVRGLLGQEKRRLSKVIGSAPLHDYVIGQEEGELPIRKLRTTLLRLPRALSGKDVNSLDKRLKALTARPQMPKGAIPKNMRPPGAFRQSRGR from the coding sequence ATGGCAAAGCCCCAGGAGAAGGTCTCGTTCGGCCAACGGCTGAAGCAGATCGGGATGGTGTTCCAGTTCACCGCCAAGCAGGACCGGTGGTTCGCGCCGCTGCTCGCCGGCGCGGTGCTCATCCCGCTCGCCCTCACCGTGGTCGCGGTCATCCTCTGGAGCTGGATCTGGCTGCCGCTGGGCATCCTGTTCACCCTGCTCGCGGTGCTGATCGTGCTCAACCTGCGGTCCAACAAGGCGATGATGAACGCCGCCGAGGGGCAACCCGGCGCGGCGGCGCAGATCATGGAGAACATGCGCGGTGACTGGCGGGTGACCCCGGCGGTCAGCTCGACCACCCAGATGGACATGGTCCACCTGGTGATCGGCCGTCCGGGCGTGATCCTGCTGGCCGAGGGGAACCCGCAGCGGGTGCGCGGCCTGCTCGGCCAGGAGAAGCGGCGGCTGTCGAAGGTGATCGGCTCCGCTCCCCTGCACGACTACGTGATCGGGCAGGAGGAGGGCGAGCTGCCGATCCGCAAGCTCCGCACGACGCTGCTGCGCCTGCCCCGCGCGCTCTCCGGCAAGGACGTCAACTCGTTGGACAAGCGTCTCAAGGCGCTCACCGCCCGTCCGCAGATGCCCAAGGGCGCGATCCCGAAGAACATGCGGCCGCCAGGCGCCTTCCGCCAGTCGCGGGGCCGCTGA